Proteins found in one Parasteatoda tepidariorum isolate YZ-2023 chromosome 7, CAS_Ptep_4.0, whole genome shotgun sequence genomic segment:
- the LOC107449704 gene encoding semaphorin-2A isoform X3 yields MHYSLNYNVDALFLDPQNVANCVSKGKSERYDCRNHIRVIQPIGDGSKLYLCGTNAHNPRDLVIYGNLSYLTPNEHFPGIGDGIAKCPFDPDDNATAVWVEHGNPGGLPGLYSGTVAEFTKADTVIFRTNLYNLTSGASVHPFKRTIKYDSKWLDKPHFVGSYDIGDYVYFFFRESAVEYINCGKNIYSRVARVCKRDTGGKNILNKNWASFLKARLNCSIPGEFPFYFNEIQHVYKHPDDEKKFYAVFSTSTNGLMGSAICSYSLDSIQEVFNGKFKEQATSSSAWLPVLTSKVPEPRPGLCVNDTQTLPDSVLNFIRGHPLMDSAVSHDNAKPVYYKRDVIFTSLVVDMIEVEGVQYTVYYAGSTEGYIYKLVEWYDRLGEEHSNLVDIFEATVPETVRAIEISSKHKSLYVSSDYVLRQFDLVMCKGRYANCLRCIQDPYCGWDKERGECKPYVNGLLQDVTNATPGTCDNCVKNKPMHVFWGQSVHLSCAIHMPDIESMGLGPLRWYHYSREKGKYAVVHRREKYIHTADHGIVILSVSERDAGRYDCKLGTSTLCSFNITVDTKTCSAPSEAEYRKIYSDWCHEFEKYKMAMKTWQTKQTKCQSVHPNDVTYQGGTLV; encoded by the exons ATGCACTATAGTCTCAATTATAAC gtaGATGCTTTGTTCCTAGATCCTCAAAATGTTGCCAACTGCGTCTCCAAAGGAAAATCGGAG AGATATGATTGTAGAAACCATATAAGAGTGATACAACCTATTGGTGATGgcagcaaattatatttatgtggTACCAATGCTCATAATCCCCGTGATCTCGTTATTTAT GGGAACCTAAGTTATCTGACCCCAAATGAACACTTTCCCGGAATAGGGGATGGCATCGCTAAGTGTCCGTTTGACCCAGATGACAACGCCACTGCAGTGTGGGTTG agcatGGAAATCCAGGTGGACTTCCTGGACTGTACAGTGGGACAGTGGCCGAATTTACCAAAGCAGATACTGTGATTTTTCGAACAAATCTTTATAATTTGACCAGTGGTGCAAGTGTACATCCATTCAAAAGAACTATTAAATATGATTCTAAATGGCTTGATA aGCCACATTTTGTTGGATCATATGATATAGGTgactatgtatattttttcttccggGAGAGTGCTGTAGAATACATAAActgtggaaaaaatatttattcaagggTAGCCAGAGTATgcaaa agAGATACTGGTGGAAAAAACATCTTAAACAAAAACTGGGCTTCCTTCTTGAAAGCAAGATTAAATTGTTCCATTCCTGGAGagtttccattttatttcaatgaaattc aaCATGTTTATAAGCATCCAGATGATGAAAAGAAGTTTTATGCTGTGTTTTCAACTTCTAC AAATGGTCTGATGGGATCTGCTATATGTAGCTACAGTTTAGATTCCATACAAGAAGTGTTTAATGGAAAATTCAAAGAACAAGCCACTTCATCCTCGGCCTGGCTGCCCGTTCTCACCAGCAAAGTGCCGGAACCCCGCCCTGGATTATGTGTGAATGACACCCAGACCCTACCGGACTCTGTCCTCAATTTTATACGAGGTCACCCCCTCATGGATTCTGCTGTCTCCCATGACAACGCAAAGCCGGTTTATTATAAGAGAGATGTCATTTTTACATCGCTGGTTGTCGACATGATTGAAGTGGAGGGTGTTCAATACACTGTTTATTATGCCGGTTCTA ctGAAGGTTACATCTATAAATTAGTGGAGTGGTATGACAGATTGGGAGAAGAGCATTCTAATTTAGttgatatttttgaagctaCTGTTCCTGAGACTGTTAGGGCCATTGAGATATCTAGCAAG CACAAATCATTATATGTGTCTTCTGATTATGTTTTGCGACAATTTGATCTTGTTATGTGCAAGGGAAGATATGCAAACTGCTTGCGGTGTATCCAAGATCCTTATTGTGGTTGGGATAAAGAACGCGGGGAATGTAAACCTTATGTCAATGG GTTGTTGCAAGATGTAACCAATGCTACTCCTGGCACATGTGATAATT GCGTGAAGAACAAACCAATGCACGTGTTTTGGGGACAAAGTGTTCACCTCTCATGTGCTATCCACATGCCAGATATAGAAAGCATGGGTTTGGGTCCCCTTCGCTGGTACCACTACAGCAGAGAAAAGGGCAAATATGCCGTTGTGCACAGGCGTGAAAAGTATATCCACACTGCCGACCACGGTATAGTCATCTTGTCTGTTTCCGAAAGGGATGCTGGTCGCTATGACTGCAAGCTGGGTACGAGCACTCTCTGCAGCTTCAACATTACTGTTGATACAA AAACATGCAGTGCTCCTTCAGAAGcagaatatagaaaaatttactcAGATTGGTgccatgaatttgaaaaatataaaatggccATGAAAACATGGCAAACCAAGCAAACA aaatgcCAATCCGTGCATCCAAATGATGTTACATATCAAGGAGGCACACTAGTGTGA